DNA from Bacteroidota bacterium:
TACTGGCCGATTTAGCAGACTGATTGTCAAAGCTGCTAACCGTGTAGTAATAGCCGGAAGAAGCCGGAGCAGAAAAATCATCGTAATACGTGTTTGTAGTGGTGCCTATGTATTCCCAGTATCCTTCGTTGGTGGCAGAGCGGTACACTCTATATCCGCCAAGTGGAAACGAGCCTGCGGTGCTTGCCTGCCACGATAGTGAGTAGTGGTCTTGAAAAGCAGTTGCTTGCAGCGAAGTGGGCACGGAGGGTGTAAAAATGTTTGTACCTCGCCCGGCTACAAGCTCTGCAAAACCATTACCGCTCACGGGTTTTCCTCCTATCGTGCCTTTTAAAGATGTTCCCCCCTCCCAAAACTTAAACAATACAACATTCGTCAACTGGTTTAGAATTAGGGGTGTCATTTCTACATTTATTCCACGCAAGGGATTGATAAATCGCCAACCGCTAGAATAATATTTATTATTCACTTGATCGTGCCAATAGCCCGTTCTTTCGAATATAAAAGTAGAACAGGTATCTTGTGAATCATCATCATACATAGCACTTACAAGTCGTGACGATGGTGTGCTTGGAATACTGTTGGTATCTGAAAATATCTGCCAAATATTAAACTCCGATGGGGTTTGCGGAATGCCCGGTGTAGTGCCCGGTTTATCGAGTTGAAGTGAAAACCACTCATAGTAATTGTCAGGATTAATACCTACTGTAAATGGTCCGTATTGCCTGTCTATCCAAGCAATGCCCGATGATATAGTATCTACTACACCGGCAAATTTAATCGTACCGGTTACTTTCATGTTGGAGTAAGAGTAGTAGTAAGAAGAATCGCCTTGCTCACCAATAGCTATAAACCCATCTTCTCCAACAATTAAAGGCGCTCTGTTACTTATCACATTTACATTCAGCTCATCGTTGTATATAATAGATTTTGCACGTGAATTGTAACTAAATGTTTTGCCATCTGTGGGGTATGTCCACTTGGAGTAGTCGCTAATAAAGGGCGGTATGGTGTATGTAAAATCCCACTTGCCGGTTTGTTGCGAAAACACAAACTGAGTAATATTTACATCGGTATGAAAAGTACCATCATTGGGCGTTGCAATATTAAAAATACGCATGGTAGCAGGTTTGGAAAAATAACACAACATCACATCGTACACCTTGTAATTAGGAGCCGAACCAATAATGTGCAAATTTAAATACCACCATTCCGTAGAGGTACTGGAACTTGTATGTTTACCATCATCAATGGGAAACGAGATTTTGCAATTGGGTGGTGTGTAGGGATAAGTTTGCCAGCTCTGTGCAAACATAGTTGCTGTAACAGCAAAAAAAATAAGCAAAGAGAAAAAGTGGTTATGTCGCATTTTAAAAAAGTTGAGCAAAGATATTGATAATTCTATTTCTCACAAGGGAGCCACTTTTTATAACACCACCCTAACCCTCCTCAAGGAGGGAAAACAAAATTTAGTAATAGAACTAATCTTGTTTTTAAAATTCAATATTCACATCCCGATAGCTATCGGCACAACACTCAATATTGGCTTTTTATATACGCCAAGCACAAGTCAATGGTGGCTTCTATACCTTTTTTGTGTGTACGCTCCACTCCGTGAGAAGCTGCTACCCCCGGACCAATTAGTGCTACACGAAAATCTTTTCCGGCTCTTAATGCAGCGGATCCGTCAGATCCGTAATAGGGATACACATCTAATTTGTAAGGAATTTTGTTTTTGTCTGCTAATTCTACCAATGTTTTTCTAAAGTGGAAATCGTATGGTCCACTGCTATCTTTCACACAGATAGAGCACGATACCTCGTTTCCTTCGCACGCGTTGCCCAACACACCCATGTCAATTACTAACAACTCTTCAATAGTAGGAGCGTAGCCAGCGGTGCCGCCATGTCCAACTTCTTCGTAGGTGGAGAAAAATAATTCTACAGGTAACGATTTTTTCTTTGCTGCCAAACGCCTTGCTAATTCAAATAAAACATAGCACCCGGCTTTATTATCCATAAAGCGTGATTTTATAAATCCACTTTTCAATTCTTGGTAACGAGGCTCAAAGCAAATAAAATCGCCCGTTTTTATGTCTAATTTTTCTACATCTTTTTTTGAATACACTTCTTCGTCAATACGTATGTGCATGTTTGAAACATCCCGTTTTTCTGTTTCTCTGGTGTTGTTGGCATGTGAAGAAGGGTTGTTTAATAACAATGTTCCGGAAAATTTTTTTCCATCCATGGTGATTATTTTTACATATTCTCCTTCCGCACTGGTAAGTGAAAGTCCACCAAGCAATGAAATAGCAAGAGTTCCGTTTGCATTTATTCCAGATACTATTGCACCAAGTGTGTCAACGTGCGCTGCAATAGCTAATTTGGGGTTTTCTCCTAACTTGCATTTTACGGCTCCTTTGTTGGTGTACTCGGGTTTGTAGCCGTAGCTTTTTAATAAATTAAAAATATATTTTGATGCTTCGTGCGTATATCCCGTTGGAGAGTCAATATTTACAAGCTCTTCCAGAGTTTTATAATTGTTCATGTTCTATTAATTAGTGAAAAACTTATTTTACCGATTGGAAAAGCACGGGAGAGTTGCCATACAACGGAGTATGTCCATCCCACTTTTCAATAAACATTTGTTGAATAAGCATTGGTGTTAAGGATAGTTGTTTTAATTGATTAGCAGTTTTTTCAGCTTCAGCTTGTACAATTAGTTTTTTGGCTTGTGCCTCTGCAACTCGCAATTCGTTTTCAACTTTCATGGCTTCTTGTACTGCTTTATTCTTCGCATTAACAGCATCTACAATTGTTTGGGGATATTTTAATCCACTTGTTAATTGTTCTAACTTAAAACCCTCAGCCGATAACACATCGGATAGTGTTCTTTGTACATCTGTCTCGAATTTCTCTCTATTACTAACAATCTCGTCTGTGGTATATTTATTCATTTGTAAACGGAATGCATCTTTTACATAGTTTAAAATGGTGGTTCTACTTACTTCATCCAAATCTTTTCTATACTTACGAAATATATTTGGAGAATTTCCCGGTACTATATTAAAGGAGAGTGTTGGGTCAACAATAAATTCACTACCATCTTTTGCGTTTACATTAAATGCTTCGTAATCCACTGTTTGAATAAATGTTGCATACTGCGCTACATCTTCTGTCCATGGGTTGTACCAAACACGCCCGGTAACAAGCGATACATCTTGCACACCTTTTTCGCTACCATATTGTTTTATTAAAATGCCTTCGTGCCCAGCGTCAATGCGCGTGCAGCTTGCAAGAACAAGTGTTAATAGGCTAAGCGTTAGGATTCTTTTTTTCATCTTTTTTTCTGTTTTTAATTAATAGTACGATATAGCGTATTAAAAAATAGTTTCCAATGGCAAAGACACAAAATAGAGCCACACCTGCTAATACAGCTGAGTCGGACTGTTTGCTTAATAGCTCTGCTATCCAAGAGAATAAATAAAACTCTGCAAAAATAATTAGAGGGGATGCAAAAATAAGATACTTTGGTTGCATGTGTGATTTTTTAAGTATTCTTAAAGATATAGTAATCTTGCTAAAGTGTATACAGTTAAAATGCAAAAAATCTAACTTGCTGTAAGCGTGTTTAACACAACAATAAATCATTTTAGACCAATTCATTTATGGCTATTTCAAGTGGATTTGCGTTCAAATAATTATTAACTTATAGTAGCTGATTTAGACCTAATTCTTTCAGCTGTGAATGAACAAGAAGCTGCTTTTATTAGTTGGCTTGTTGATAGGCTTCTGTAGGTTTGTACTAGCACAACTTGTCGTTACAAATCAGGGAGCTACCGCAAGTACTATTGTTACTGGTTTTGCCGGTCAGGGACTTATTATCTCAAATGCAACGATTTCTTGCCCCTCCAACGCTTACGGAACATTTAGCAACGGAGGTACCACCAATCTAGGCATTGCCAGTGGAATACTTCTTACAACAGGTAGCGCATCGAATACGGCATTTGCAGCGGTAAACAATAGCGATATAAGTAACGGCACAAGCTGTAACGACCCACAACTTTTAACATTAGATCCCGCTGCAACGTTTGATTGTTGTGTGCTAGAGTTTGATGTTGTGCCTCAATGCAGCCAAGTGGCAATTCGCTTTGTATTTGGTTCGGAAGAATACCCAACCTACGTTAATGCTACATTTAACGATGCTTTTGGCTTTTTCATTTCCGGTCCTAACCCTACAGGAGGATCTTATACAAACTATAACATTGCCAGAATCCCAAGCACATCTACGATTGTTAGTATAGATAATATTAATGCTATTACCAATAGCTCTTATTTTGTAAATAACGCAACCGGTACAACTATTGTATATAATGGATTTACTACCGTTTTAACACAAAGTATAAGCGTTATCCCTTGTCAAACATATCACTTTAAATTGGCCATAGCCGATGCTTCTGATAGATGGTTTGATTCCGGTGTATTCATCGATTTTTTACAGTGTAGTAATCTTATGTCGCTCAATATGTTGAGTACGCCCACTGCTTGCGGTAATACGAATGGTACCGCTAGAGTAATGGTGTCTAACAATACCGGACCTTATACGTATACATGGTCCCCCATGCCTACTGTAGGGCAAGGTACGGACAGCATTAGTGGACTTTCACCTGCTACTTATTCTGTTACCGTGGATGATAGTTATACTTGTATTTCCCCCATCACAGGCACTGTTGTTGTGGGTTCCGTAGCAACAACAACCGTTAGCATAAATTCGCCCACTATCTGTGTCGGACAAACCACAACGCTCACAGCAACTCCATCAAGCGGAGGCGGAATCTATTTGTGGCAGCCCGGTGGCGCTACAACGCAGAGCATAAGCGTAAATCCGACCACAGCAACAAATTATACAGTTAGTTATACTTTATTTGGGTGCATCAGTTCGGAAGTTGCGAGTGTGTTTGTAAATCCGCCACCTACAGTAGCGGTAAACTCAACCTCTATTTGCGCGGGACAAAGCGCAGTACTTTCTGCAACAGGCGCAACATCGTATAATTGGAGCACGGGCGCTACATCTACTAGTATTGTTATTTCTCCAAGCACAAGTACAAATTACACGGTTACGGGTACTGCACTGGGCTGTAGTCAGCAAGCCATAACTACCGTAAGTGTTGTGCCACTGCCTGTTGTTGCTGTAAATTCGACTTCTGTTTGTGCGGGACAAAGCGCAGTACTCTCTGCAACAGGCGCAACATCGTATAATTGGAGCACAGGCGCTACATCTTCGAGTATTTCTATTTCTCCAAGCACAAGTACAAATTACACGGTTACGGGTACTGCACTGGGCTGTAGTCAGCAAGCCATAGCTACTGTAATTGTTGTGCCACTACCTGTTGTTGCTGTAAACTCAACCTCTATTTGCACAGGACAAAGTGCAACCCTCTCTGCAACAGGCGCAACATCGTATAATTGGAGCACAGGCGCTACATCTTCCAGTATTTCTATTTCTCCAAGCGCGAGTTCGAATTACACAGTTACCGGTACTACATTAGGTTGTTCGGCTAGTACTATTGGGGTAGTTTCTATAACTCCACTGCCAATTATTAATGTTAATTCACAAGCGGTATGCATTGGACAATCTACTACACTGAGCGCGAGCGGAGCATCATCATATCTTTGGAGTACAAGCGAAACAACCTCAACTATTTCTGTATTACCAACCGCAACCACTAGCTATACCGTCACAGGAGCTCATTTGGGATGCAGTGATTTTGCAATAGCCACGGTAACCGTTAGTGCCAACCCTCCTGTAACTGCTAGTTCGGCACTGATTTGCGCGGGGCAAAGTGCTATACTGTCTGCAACAGGTGGAAATACGTATAATTGGAGCACTGGTGCAAGCACATCTGCCATTAGTGTTTCCCCAAGTATTACTACCAACTATACCGTTACAGGGTTTTTAACAGGCGGATGTTTTACTACAGTTGTAGCAACTGTAAGTGTAGTGCCGTTACCTATTGTTACAGCAAACTCAACATCTATTTGCTCGGGGCAAAATGCTGCACTAACTGCTACCGGAGCTACTTCGTATGTATGGAATAATGCGTCTACTACCCATGTTATTATCGTAGCACCTACAACCACCACTAGCTATACTGTTACAGGAACTCAAGCAGGATGTTCTG
Protein-coding regions in this window:
- a CDS encoding T9SS type A sorting domain-containing protein; protein product: MRHNHFFSLLIFFAVTATMFAQSWQTYPYTPPNCKISFPIDDGKHTSSSTSTEWWYLNLHIIGSAPNYKVYDVMLCYFSKPATMRIFNIATPNDGTFHTDVNITQFVFSQQTGKWDFTYTIPPFISDYSKWTYPTDGKTFSYNSRAKSIIYNDELNVNVISNRAPLIVGEDGFIAIGEQGDSSYYYSYSNMKVTGTIKFAGVVDTISSGIAWIDRQYGPFTVGINPDNYYEWFSLQLDKPGTTPGIPQTPSEFNIWQIFSDTNSIPSTPSSRLVSAMYDDDSQDTCSTFIFERTGYWHDQVNNKYYSSGWRFINPLRGINVEMTPLILNQLTNVVLFKFWEGGTSLKGTIGGKPVSGNGFAELVAGRGTNIFTPSVPTSLQATAFQDHYSLSWQASTAGSFPLGGYRVYRSATNEGYWEYIGTTTNTYYDDFSAPASSGYYYTVSSFDNQSAKSASKHANAVWVNSFTTSLSEGSIVLIPNPTEGVTTVYIPSYSKENTTTLELFSANGKRLNTISITSSATQLDLSTFSEGVYIVKIIDNNGVSVNRIIKE
- a CDS encoding M42 family metallopeptidase — its product is MNNYKTLEELVNIDSPTGYTHEASKYIFNLLKSYGYKPEYTNKGAVKCKLGENPKLAIAAHVDTLGAIVSGINANGTLAISLLGGLSLTSAEGEYVKIITMDGKKFSGTLLLNNPSSHANNTRETEKRDVSNMHIRIDEEVYSKKDVEKLDIKTGDFICFEPRYQELKSGFIKSRFMDNKAGCYVLFELARRLAAKKKSLPVELFFSTYEEVGHGGTAGYAPTIEELLVIDMGVLGNACEGNEVSCSICVKDSSGPYDFHFRKTLVELADKNKIPYKLDVYPYYGSDGSAALRAGKDFRVALIGPGVAASHGVERTHKKGIEATIDLCLAYIKSQY
- a CDS encoding choice-of-anchor L domain-containing protein codes for the protein MNKKLLLLVGLLIGFCRFVLAQLVVTNQGATASTIVTGFAGQGLIISNATISCPSNAYGTFSNGGTTNLGIASGILLTTGSASNTAFAAVNNSDISNGTSCNDPQLLTLDPAATFDCCVLEFDVVPQCSQVAIRFVFGSEEYPTYVNATFNDAFGFFISGPNPTGGSYTNYNIARIPSTSTIVSIDNINAITNSSYFVNNATGTTIVYNGFTTVLTQSISVIPCQTYHFKLAIADASDRWFDSGVFIDFLQCSNLMSLNMLSTPTACGNTNGTARVMVSNNTGPYTYTWSPMPTVGQGTDSISGLSPATYSVTVDDSYTCISPITGTVVVGSVATTTVSINSPTICVGQTTTLTATPSSGGGIYLWQPGGATTQSISVNPTTATNYTVSYTLFGCISSEVASVFVNPPPTVAVNSTSICAGQSAVLSATGATSYNWSTGATSTSIVISPSTSTNYTVTGTALGCSQQAITTVSVVPLPVVAVNSTSVCAGQSAVLSATGATSYNWSTGATSSSISISPSTSTNYTVTGTALGCSQQAIATVIVVPLPVVAVNSTSICTGQSATLSATGATSYNWSTGATSSSISISPSASSNYTVTGTTLGCSASTIGVVSITPLPIINVNSQAVCIGQSTTLSASGASSYLWSTSETTSTISVLPTATTSYTVTGAHLGCSDFAIATVTVSANPPVTASSALICAGQSAILSATGGNTYNWSTGASTSAISVSPSITTNYTVTGFLTGGCFTTVVATVSVVPLPIVTANSTSICSGQNAALTATGATSYVWNNASTTHVIIVAPTTTTSYTVTGTQAGCSATSVATVSVAPLPIVSVSSTTICAGQTAILSAAGATDYSWNTGATSSAINVSPSTTTSYTVVGAHVGCSATSTGTVFVEAVPSSTATTALQTICSGQNVNITLNSATIGTAFAWLVSQSNTIGASSGAGNLIQQQLYTTTTNLGTATYTIVPSANGCVGLPTILTITVNPTPVITTTGDTAVCSGNTVLLTANLLSNTTYNWVGPNGFTSSLQQNIFTNISTSASGVYTLTVADANNCFDTASVSIVVNALPVVTISSTSPVCEGGIIALSASGGANYSWTGINSFTSELSNPVIASATAADSGMYNVTASDSNGCVSTNTVLVIVNQKPLIALSANATSGCTPLCVTFSNTSVATNYVWNFGDGTTLTTSTTTQHCYNTSGLYDVALVATNAAGCSSSLIKQSFIDVFPSPTANFTATPGSASISNPHIQFTDGSINATWWKWDFGNTSNAQSSDQNPFYVYPDTGTYTIEFITGNQFGCTDTAYKEIYIFSDFTFYIPNSFTPNDDNLNDVFMPKLMGVLEGAYEFLVFDRWGNVIFRTTTTNIGWDGKIDGTDGAAQIDVYIWKINITDLFGIKHKLVGHVNVIK